TGAAACTAGAAAACTGCCAATTGCACAAATGGTATAGATATTTGATACCTTAGCTAACAATAAAATTGCCAAAACAGCAATGTAGATTACTTCTAATATTAGTCTTTTATTATTCGCTTTCATTTGAAATCTCACTATGCTTAAACAATATCAAATCGCTAATTAAAATGGAAATCATTTTCCTAACTATATTATGTATTATTTTCACATTAATGGCAAGCAAAGAATTAAAAAAACATGAAAAAAAGCAGTTCAAACGAACTGCTTTTAAACACCACTATTTTATTAATTACCAAATTTTGATTTTAAAGAATTTCTTTAAACCCGATAAGATAAATGTTGGTAAAGCCGGTACAAAAATCACTAACAGATACAACTGCCAGTTCAGGGCTGTTGTGCCCATAATAAATTGGAAGAATGGAATTACTGTTACTAAGAACGAACTAATTCCTGCAAACAAAACTGCGGCTATTAACCGTTTATTTTCAAAAGGATTCCGATCAAACAACGTTTTCGTACTACGAGCGTCAAAGATGTGCCACAATTGTCCATATACTAAAGTCAAGAAGGCAATTGTTTGCGACTCTTCACCGCTCATTCCTTGCCGGGCTGCCCATAAAAATGCGGCAAAGACTAGCACTCCCATGAAGAAGCCACGTATTAATACCCTTGACCATACATGATTGGCTAGGACAGACTCTTTAGGATCGCGCGGACTTTTTTGCATAATCCCCGCTTCTGGTACATCATATCCCAAACTAAAAGACGGCAAGGAATCACTAATCATGTTAACCCACAAAACCATCAGAGCAGTTAAAGTTGGTGTCCCAACTGCCACCTGACCAATTGAATGATTGAAAAACAAGAAGCCTAATAATATTGCCAATACTTCTGCCACATTAGTTGTTAATTCATGCCGAATAAAGTTCTTGATATTGCCATAAATTGTCCGACCACTTTTAACCGCAGATTCAATCGTAGTAAAGTTATCATCAAGCAAAATCAAATCAGCAGAATCTTTGGTAACTTCCGTGCCAGTAATCCCCATTGCGATTCCAATATCTGCTGCGCGCAGAGCTGGCGCATCATTGACACCGTCACCAGTCATTGCAGTAACTTGATTATGCTTTTGCAGTTGTTTAATAATCCGCTGTTTGTGCGCTGGTGAAACTCGCGCATACACATTAGTTACTGGGACACGTTCAAAGAGTTCCTCATCAGTCATTTTCTCTAATTGAGCACCAGTGATAACTGGTGCATTTTTACTGCTAATAATTCCTAGATCGGCGGCAATCGCCCGAGCAGTATTCTCATGATCACCAGTAATCATTACTACTTCAATCTTAGCATCATGTAAATTCTTGATTGATGCCTTAACTTCTTCACGTGGTGGATCAATAATTCCGGCAACGCCAGTAATCACCAATCCTGCTTCAAGTTCTTCAACGGGGGCATTTAAAGCCTCTTGTTCCGTAACTTCCTTTTGCCCAACCGCTAATGTTCTTAAAGCCTCATCGGCAAATTCATTAACTGTTGCCAAAAAGTTTGTTTTAGCAGCTTCACTATCAACAACTTGATCATTAAGCAAGACTGCATGAGCTTGCTTAACCATTACATCAGGTGCGCCCTTAGCGTAAACAATATAGCGATCTTGTTCTTTTACTACCACACTCATCATCTTACGACTGCTGCTAAAGGGTAAAGTGCGGACAATTTCATTATCTTTTAGCAAATCTGCTCGATCAATATGGGCCTTTTTACCCAAAACAGTTAAAGCTACCTCAGTTGGGGCACCAACAGGAACGTGTTCACCCTGTTCATTGGTTTCAATAGTTGACGTATTGCACAAGACTGCGCCTTTTAAAAAGGCTTGATCACTATGTTCGTTGGCATTTTGGCTATGAATCTCACCTTCAGGTTTATAGCCTAGTCCATCAACTTGATAATATTGACCATTGGCGTAATATTGCACCACTGTCATTTCATTCTTCGTTAATGTCCCCGTTTTGTCAGAGCAAATATAAGACGTAACTCCCAAAGTTTCTGCACTATTTAGCGATTTAATCAGGCCATTATTCTTTGCCATCTTACGCGCACCAATTGTCAATACAATTGACAACACCGCTGGCAAGGCATCTGGAACAGACGCCACAGCTAACGCGAGGGCTGTTGATAAAACGGTCGCAAATGCCGCAACGTTCATAGTTTTCGTTTTAATCATAATCATGATAAAAGTGAAAACTACCAAAATCGCTGCCATAATCATCATAACCTTAGTTAGGTCTTTGACTGTATCTTGCAGCGGTGAAGGCTTATCTTCAACCTCTTCAATCATTTGGGCGATATTACCAAGTTCAGTTTCACTACCAACTGCCACAACTACGCCTAGCCCATGACCGTTAGTAACCGTTGAACCTGAAAAGCCCATATTATTGCGATCAGCTACTTCAACTTCATCTTCGATGGCCGCAGTTTGCTTCTCAATTGCATCTGCCTCACCCGTTAAGTGTGACTCAATTACTTGCAGTTCGCTAACTTCTAGCCAACGGACATCCGCTTCAACAAAGTCCCCAACTTGACTGCTAATCACATCACCAACAACTAATTCATGAGCAGGAATACTTTGCCACTTACCATCACGCAAGACATTAGTATACCGATTATTCATCTCTTTCAAGGCATTCAGACTTTTACGCGCACTAACTTCTTGCCAAAAGCCCAAAATCGCATTGACCATGATTAAGATGAAAATTGCAGCAGCTTCATAGAGGGATTCTTGGCCACTTCTTATTTGTCCTTGAACCTTAATCTTGTAGTAGGCACTCAATAATGAGAGTATGACTGCACCGATTAAAACAATGATAATTGGTTCTTTAAAACTTTTAAGAAGAATTTTCCAATAGGGATCTTCGCGTTTTTCAGGTAACTTATTCTCACCAAATTTGGCTCTTTGTTCTGTTACCTGACTGGCAGTCAGCCCGCTCTCTAAATTGACTTTGAATTGTTCAATAATTTCTGCTTTACTCTTTTGATAGAAATTCATTGGCCGTCCTTTCTTAAATAAAGGAAAAAGCGCGGCTAACAAAATTTTGCTCACCCTCAAAAGCACATCTTGTGAGCCAATACTTTAACCTAAAAATTACATTTTTCTGATATTAAAATATGGCTATCTAGCACTAGCTTACTTGAGCTACTTACTTTTTGCAAGTAATATACTTGACAGCAAATAATTTTGAACTAAACTTTATTGCTTTAATAAAAACAATAGTTATTTTTTATTAAAGTTTTGCTTTTATCTATAAAAAAATCATGCAAACTATAGTAATATAGATTATCATCGAGAAAGTGACGAAGACGAATAGCATGCCATCTAAAAAACTAATACTGATCTCAACATTGCTTGTCTGCTTTTGTGCGACTAAGACTACCTTTGCCGCAGACTTAAGTCCCACTGAAGCCAGTCAAGTAGAGCAATATCAAGCTGAGTACACTACTTTACGTAAAACCGAATACAATATCCATAATCTTTATGCAACTAAGCCAAAGTTAAAGCGTAAATTTAATGCTGGTAGTTTGGCTCCTGCTTATATTAATGATCAAATAGCCTATATCAATTATTATCGGGGACTTTTTGGTCTGAATCCAATTACTAAGAATAAGCAAAGTAATCAAAATGCTCAAAAGACTGCTGCTGTTATGGCAGCAATTAATGCCAATCCTTTTATCAACCAACATGGTCTTCCTTATGAGAAAAGGCCCAAGAATATTACTAAGACCACTTGGAAAACTGCTCAGGATACTTCTCAAAAAGCCAATCTAAACTTTAATGCTAGTAATCAAAGTGCAGGAGAGGTCATTAGTGATTTAGTAACTGATCGCCACAACCTAACCGGCAATGATACTGGACATCGTGCTTGGATCTTATCGACTAGACTTACATCAACAGGAGTTGGCGCCGCTTACGGTACTAACGGCTATCGCTATTCAGTCCAAAAAGTCTTGAATCCAAAAGATATTTTTCGTCCTGCTAGTAAAAAAATGGTAGTCTACCCCAATAATGGAGTCTTTCCAATTGAACTGTTGCAGGGCAATATTGCCTGGTCAATTTACTTTTCTGATCAAACAATCAAGCATACTCCCAAAATCATTATTACAGATCTTGATACTCAGCAATCTGTACAAGCGACACAAGTAAAAAATTATCATGATATTGGATATGGCAACTTTCAAACAATTATTACTTATTCGCCAGGTTCACTGCCATTAATCACAGGTCATGAATATCGAGTTGATATTCAAGGCATTTATCAGTACCAATTTAAATTATTTAATCAAGCACAATAAAAGACAGGAGGGTATCTCCTGTCTTTTATATTTTTTAAAATTGTTTACCCAAAATATCTACATCAAGCACTTGCTCACCCATATCA
This DNA window, taken from Lactobacillus sp. ESL0684, encodes the following:
- a CDS encoding cation-transporting P-type ATPase, which translates into the protein MNFYQKSKAEIIEQFKVNLESGLTASQVTEQRAKFGENKLPEKREDPYWKILLKSFKEPIIIVLIGAVILSLLSAYYKIKVQGQIRSGQESLYEAAAIFILIMVNAILGFWQEVSARKSLNALKEMNNRYTNVLRDGKWQSIPAHELVVGDVISSQVGDFVEADVRWLEVSELQVIESHLTGEADAIEKQTAAIEDEVEVADRNNMGFSGSTVTNGHGLGVVVAVGSETELGNIAQMIEEVEDKPSPLQDTVKDLTKVMMIMAAILVVFTFIMIMIKTKTMNVAAFATVLSTALALAVASVPDALPAVLSIVLTIGARKMAKNNGLIKSLNSAETLGVTSYICSDKTGTLTKNEMTVVQYYANGQYYQVDGLGYKPEGEIHSQNANEHSDQAFLKGAVLCNTSTIETNEQGEHVPVGAPTEVALTVLGKKAHIDRADLLKDNEIVRTLPFSSSRKMMSVVVKEQDRYIVYAKGAPDVMVKQAHAVLLNDQVVDSEAAKTNFLATVNEFADEALRTLAVGQKEVTEQEALNAPVEELEAGLVITGVAGIIDPPREEVKASIKNLHDAKIEVVMITGDHENTARAIAADLGIISSKNAPVITGAQLEKMTDEELFERVPVTNVYARVSPAHKQRIIKQLQKHNQVTAMTGDGVNDAPALRAADIGIAMGITGTEVTKDSADLILLDDNFTTIESAVKSGRTIYGNIKNFIRHELTTNVAEVLAILLGFLFFNHSIGQVAVGTPTLTALMVLWVNMISDSLPSFSLGYDVPEAGIMQKSPRDPKESVLANHVWSRVLIRGFFMGVLVFAAFLWAARQGMSGEESQTIAFLTLVYGQLWHIFDARSTKTLFDRNPFENKRLIAAVLFAGISSFLVTVIPFFQFIMGTTALNWQLYLLVIFVPALPTFILSGLKKFFKIKIW